ACAGAGTATCAAAATGTGGTCAAAGCTCAGCACCATTTGCATGGTTGctctcctcctcttcttcaCGCTAACCTACGCCACTGCCCGCCCTGAGCCCACATTTTCCGATGCCACTCCAATCAATACTCAACATGTGGTACATAAATttcctaatattattaatatcaaaACCAACTTTAAATAGTAGTTTTTTGATAAATCTTTTATGggttttgcttaattttttgttttgttttgaaggaTGCTGAATTAGAGAAGGTTATGGTGGAAGACCTTTGTGAAGGAGTTGGGAAAGAAGAGTGCTTAGAGAGAAGAACACTTGCGGCTCACCTTGATTACATCTACACTCAGAAGCACAAGCCATGAAATTTGTCTTACTGTATTAATTCTGATAATTTCTGGGTTATGTGTATGTGCCTGTAATTTTATATACTATGTAGTAATAGCTGCCATAGGTTTTGTTTCAAGAGCCTAGTTAAGTATTTTTCTATATCGATCACCCATTGTTTTGTTTCTCCTTCTTGTAGGGAAAGAGTTTGTCTGTATTGGTATAGAGATATTTATATTCCTGTGTAAATTTGGTAGAGATACTTTCTTATGAAGATTTCTCTTtcagtttctttcttcttcttttttagccCTCCATCTTatttgatgaagaaaaaaaaaggtgaaaatagcataccaattttttttatatatattatataatttgaatgttgaaatttatttttcaaatcagattaaaatttttacttgATTAATCATTAATCAGTGGTTTCTTTGACATTTAAGCAACATCtattaaattgttaattttacccccccaaaaaaaaaattcaatatttaagccaaaaatatagatttaggtGACCATTGAAACAATAAGCATAAGTAGTGTGAGAGGGGGAGCTATATATTTTACCATCAAAATCATTGCCTAATATGATTATGTCGTAAAATTATTTCTTACTTTAATATAAAAGAATATTATGAAATTGGACGCGTTGATTCTCTTTTGTCGTGGAACTATAATTTGGTACGATTCCCTCCTACAAAATTCTTAGTTCTACAGGACTCTTTCATGTGTAAACAAAAAAGCCATGGTGTACCTTCATCTAAATCTGAAAGGGTTTCAAACGCCCTTGTTCACAAGGTTCCTGCTGCAATATTGTTATTATAACTAGACTTTCACCTTCATTTGTACGTAACAAAGGTCGACTTTTTCTTGGAACCATATAGTCTGACCAACTTATCTACCGTTTACAAGGTCAAGGAGTACATCACCAAGCTTTCgatataattagaaaataataaatgtaatcTTAATTAGACAAGAAAACCTGGCACGTCATTGTCCTAGAAAACAATGATCAAAAGGTcaagaattttatatattgcaATAACCCATTTGACATTGTTTCGTGAAAGATTGTGAAACCAAACTCCTTTGATCAATTATGAAGTTGTTTACCATTCCTTGATAATATTAGTTGAAATGGTAATTACCTTGTTGTCAGCAATAAAGACACGTACAATGAAAGATTAATCCATGACACTAGCAAGTATAGGCATCTTCATATAATACTTTCTCTATGTCATATAATAGTCAAGATCGAATCAAGATTGACTTATCCTAactattcttgttttctttctctaacctgttctttttattaagttttccCTCCGGAATTTCATTGTCCTCGTTGAGGTCACTTCCAAACAAAGacagatttattttttaaaagaagtttttcTTTAAACAAAGAAATGCCGCCTTAGCCATAAAAACAGGAGGTCTGGCCTAGACATTGTTGTCAGCATTGTCATTCAATCTACTTGAGCTCTGCACAACGGTCTAATTATTTGTCTCCCATCATTATATGATAAATGCAAGCACTGTTACAGGCACAGCAATCACCATTACCCTGCTGTTTGATGGTGTCATCAACAACTATTAACCACGTGTCTTGAGCTCTGCGCTATAAACAATACTATATTGTTGCTAAACCTGCAGGAGTACCTTACCAAACGAATAAGAAACACATTCTTTAGAAAACTACTGTTTTGGCAATATCTTTAGTCCTAGATTTTTATGACCACATCTTGTCAAATTTGATGATTCTCGTGCTTAAAAACTAGAATTGGTTCAATCTCACAGACGATATGATGTGCATGTATTCATGCTAGACACTCAAATTATGGGCACAAGGGAGGCAAAGCCATAGGCTTAGTAAGGTTTTGGGCTGCAGCAGGTTGTTCTGCCTCTTTTGGTCGTGTATAACTACACAAATAGGCTATGTTAGCAGCATGAcatttgttgtatatatagttatatacatagataggttgtaataatgatgtttgagtttggagagTGTTATTTCATAAAGtcaataaagtgaaaattcaagttctaaaATTTACTAAGTGAAAATTCGAAATTCAGTAGTTTCAATCAATTGAAACTTTTGCTTGATCGATTGAAATGATGGAGAAAATAATCTTGAAGTCTCTGGATGATTTGATCGCTATTCGATTACtgttcgattgatcgaaaagaGCATTTGATCGATTGAAAGGAACTCTCAACCGATCGAAATTGTGAAAAActgaattttctgcagaattctCTAGTGACTATTCAGAAAGTTTGAAGAGGTTTCAAGCCTTGTGAATggttttatgaaacattttaacCCTCCATATGTgct
This portion of the Castanea sativa cultivar Marrone di Chiusa Pesio chromosome 7, ASM4071231v1 genome encodes:
- the LOC142643712 gene encoding phytosulfokines 3-like translates to MWSKLSTICMVALLLFFTLTYATARPEPTFSDATPINTQHVDAELEKVMVEDLCEGVGKEECLERRTLAAHLDYIYTQKHKP